The genomic DNA TCCAGCGTCTCACGCACCCGCTCGCGCTGCTCCACGCTCACCAGCGCACCCATCCGCACGTCATCCCGCGCCGGGTCGCCCAGCGTCACCTTCGCCAGTTCGCGGCGCAGACCCTCCGTCACCGCCTCCACCAGATGGGAGGGCACCATCGCGCGGCGGATCGCGGTGCACTTCTGCCCGGCCTTCCCGGTCATCTCCCGCGCCACCTCGCGCACGAACAGCGCGAACTCCGGGTCCTCCGGCTTCACGGACAGGCCCAGCACCGACGCGTTCAGGCTGTCCGCCTCCGCATTGAACGGCACCGACCGCCCCACGATCGCCGGATGCACCCGCAACTTCGCCGCTGTCGCCGCCGACCCCGTGAACGCCACCACATCCTGCTCCTCCACGTGATCCAGCAGCGACCCCGGCTCCCCCGTCACGAGTTGCAGCGACCCCTCCGGAATCAGGCCCGACGCCACGATGTCCCGCACGACCCGCTCCGTCAGGTACGCCGTCTGCGGCGCCGGCTTCACCAGACTCGGCATCCCCCCGATAAACGCTGGCGCGAACTTCTCCAGCATCCCCCACACCGGGAAGTTGAACGCGTTGATCTGCACCGCCACACCCTCACGCGGCACCAGCAGGTGACGCCCCACGAACGTCCCCTCGCGCCCCAGCCGCTCCACCCGCCCGTCCGGCCAGAAGCGCTCGTCCGGCAGTTCCCGCCGCGCCGCACTCGCGTAACTGAACAGCGTCCCGATCCCACCCTCGATATCCACCCACGAATCCCGCCGCGTCGCCCCCGTCAACGCACTCAGCGCGTAGTACGCCTCCTTCCGCTCCATCAGGAACGCCCCCAGCGCCTTCAGCGCCCGCGCCCGCTCATGGAACGTCATGCGGCGCAACGCCCCACCCGCCCGCCGACCGTACGCCAGCGCCCCACCGAAATCCACGCCCTCCGACGAGATCACGGCCACCGGACGCCCATACACCGCGTCCACCAGCACCTGCCCATCCGCATTCGCATGCCACGAACCCGACACATAAGACGCCGGACGAAGAAGATCAGAAGAGATTGATTGAGTCATATACGTTCCTCCAGTTGACAAGCCAGTTCCACGCGGCATCAGGCATACGTGTCGAACTCCCACTGCATCCGCCGGGCCAGTTGTGCCACCACGATGTCCCAGGTCTCACCGACACAACGCGAGACCATCCGCTGCAAGACCTGCACGATCTCCACCCGATTGAATTCCTCCACGATCAGCAGATCCCAGCGCCACACGAACCCCTGCGACGCGCACTCCCGCCTCAGCCAGTCCGGCGAACAGACCGTCAGGCTGAAGGAATCCGACGCATCCCCACCTACAGGCCCGATATAAAGCCGAAGGTCTACCCCGAAATCCGCAGGATGCTCCGGCACGAAACTCTCGAACGCCGAGTGATCGGCCAGCGAGATCACTTTCAGCTCAGCGATCATCCCATTCCCCCAACCGGGCGCTTACACTGCCGCATGACGATCACCACGCAGCATGAACTGGACGGCATGACCCTCGCCGGGAAGGTCGTCGCCCGCACCCTCGACGCCCTGCGCGCCGCCGTCGAACCGGGCATCACGCCCGCCGAACTGGACGCGCTGGCCGGACAGGTGTTCGCGGGGTTCGGGGCGTTCTCCGCGCCGCGGGCCGAGTACGGCGCGCCCGTGAACGTGTTCATCAGCGTCAACGACGACATCGTGCACGGCCTGCCCACCAACCGCCCGCTTCAGGCGGGGGACGTGGTGTGCATCGACGTCACGCCGAACGTCGGCGGGTTCGTCGCGGACGCCGCCATCACGGTCGCCGTGCCGCCCGTCTCCCCCACCGCCGCCCGCCTCATCGAGGCGGCCGAGGCAGCCCTGGCCCGTGGCCTGAACGCCGCCCGCGCCGGACAGCCCCTGAACGGCATCGGGCGAGCCATCCAGGCTGAGGTTCAGCGCCGGGGCTTCACGCTCCTGCCGGAACTTCAGGGGCACGGTGTGGGCCGCGCCATCCACGAGAAACCCGACGTTCCCAACTATTACCGCCCCGCGCTCCGCAAACCGCTGCACGAGGGCCTCGTGATCGCCGTGGAACCCATGCTCAGCACCGGCAAGAGCCCCCGCGTCCGCACCCGCCGCGACGGCTGGACGCTCGCCACCACCGACGGCGGCCTCGCCGCCCACGTCGAACACACCATCATGATCACCAAAGGAAAACCGCTGGTGCTGACAGCGTGAAAGCAATTTTTCTGTTGAGACCGTCCAGGGCTTGAACATTGAGACTCAGTCGCTCTCAATCACGAGGAACATGCCAGCCATTTTCTCGTCGAGAATGACAACACCGTTTTCGAAAACGTATTTGGGATCGCTCCACCCCAAACCTGAATAAGCGGTGGGCTGCTCAAAAAGACCGAAAAAGTCAGTGACCATTTCTTCGGCTATATGTGCAGGTACAGTTTCGACCGTGTGGCCGACGCTTCCGCCGCCTATCAATGACTGCCGCAGAAACTCACGGGCATCACTGGGGTTGACTGCGCACTCCACCCAACCTGCCGCGACCTGCCCTTGCGAGGCAATGGGCGGCATTTTTTCCAGGTATACACTGAGAGTTTCATGCTCACCCCACAGATTGAAGAGCCGATCAAGCATCTCTTCTTCACCCATATCGGCCCGCCGCCACTCCGCAATAGATGTCAAATCCAGCATGTATTTCCCGTGCATTCTGGGAAAGGCAGTCAGACGCTCCTGTAACCCGCAAAGCGTCTCCAGGGCCTCCGACTGAATGTCACTCATACGCTCTTGAACCCTTCAAACGGTTCGCGGCAGGTGTCGCAGACGTACATGCGTTTGCAGAGGGTGGGCCCAAAGGAGGCGGTCATGCGGACGTTCAGGCTGCCGCAGCGGGGGCAGCGGGTGGGTTCCGCGTCCAGTTGAATCAGTTGCCCTTCCCCGGTGGGGGCGGGGGGCGCGATGCCGTACTGCCGCAGTCGCTCGCGCGCGTCGTCGTTGATCCAGTCGGTCGTCCACGGGGGCGTAAGGGTGCTCCTGACCTCGACGTCCGTCACGCCCAGGCCACGCACCGCCTGCTCGATGCTGTCCCGGATGACGTGCAGAGCGGGGCAGCCGCTGAAGGTGGGCGTGAACGTCACCGTCACGCGCCCATCGTCGCCCACGGTCACGTCGCGCACCATGCCCATGTCCGTGATGCTCACGACGGGAATCTCCGGGTCTGGGACGCTGGTCAGCGCGTCCCAGACGGCAGATGGCTGAATGCTGATGGCCGATGGCGCAGGGCGCTCTGCCTTCTGCCTTCCGCCTTCTGCCATCCGCCTGTTCACCAGACCTCGGCGTCGGGGTGTTGCCGGGCGACGCTCTGCATTTCTTCCAGCAGGGGGGCGAGGTGGTGGGTGTGCGTGTCGCGGCCGGGCTGGGTGGTGGGGGCGTCGGGGAGGGTGAGGCCGCATTTGTCCACGAGGTGCCGGGTGACGAGGTCGGTCCAGCGGGCGTGCACGGCGTTCAGGTCGGGGAGGATGCCCGCTGCGGTCAGGTCCGCTTCACCCTCGACGGGCTGGAAGAGTTGCGCGGCGTGCGGCCAGAGTTCCGTCAGGGCCGCCCGGGTGCGGCGTTCGCTCTCGGGCGTGCCGAGGGCGAGGCGTTCCACCCACAGGGCGGTGTGCTGCACGTGGAATTTCTCCTCGCGCACGGCCTTCGCGGCGACTTCTGCCAGGGGCGCGTAGGTGCTGCGGGTGGCGGCCTCCAGCCACAGGGCCTCGAACGTGTCGTACAGGAACTGCCGGACCATCGTGAACGCCCAGTCGCCTTTCGGGAGTTCCACGAGGCGGGTGTTCAGGTAGTCGTCCGGGCCGCGCCAGAACGCCACCCGGTCGGGGTCGCTGCCGCCGAGGGTCTGCGCGAGGCTCAGGTACAGCCCGGCGTGCCCGAGTTCGTCCTGCGCGATGTTCGCCAGCGCGATGTCCTCTTCGAGGATGGGGGCGTGCCCGGTCCACTCGCCGTTGCGGTGCGCGAGGATGATCTCGTCGTCGGCGAGGACCGTGAGTTTCAGGAGAAGCGCCTGCGTCTGCGTGTCGGTCAGGTGGGTTGTAGGAGTGGTGGTCATGCGCCTTCCTCGCTGGCGGCGCGGCCCGGCATCAGCCCGGCGCGTTTCAGTTCGCCGACGTGCCGGCCGATCACGCCGTAGTGCTGCTGCTGCTTGTACGTCTTGTCCTTCGCGGGCGCGAACCAGCTCTCGACGGTGCCGGGGTCCTCGTCCGTGCGGA from Deinococcus depolymerans includes the following:
- the paaZ gene encoding phenylacetic acid degradation bifunctional protein PaaZ — protein: MTQSISSDLLRPASYVSGSWHANADGQVLVDAVYGRPVAVISSEGVDFGGALAYGRRAGGALRRMTFHERARALKALGAFLMERKEAYYALSALTGATRRDSWVDIEGGIGTLFSYASAARRELPDERFWPDGRVERLGREGTFVGRHLLVPREGVAVQINAFNFPVWGMLEKFAPAFIGGMPSLVKPAPQTAYLTERVVRDIVASGLIPEGSLQLVTGEPGSLLDHVEEQDVVAFTGSAATAAKLRVHPAIVGRSVPFNAEADSLNASVLGLSVKPEDPEFALFVREVAREMTGKAGQKCTAIRRAMVPSHLVEAVTEGLRRELAKVTLGDPARDDVRMGALVSVEQRERVRETLEKLQQEARVVISGEATLLGGDREKGAFLDPTVLLCENPLRARGPHELEAFGPVATLLPYDSLEDAIHLTKLGRGSLAGSIVSRDRAEATELVLGMASSHGRLLVLNRDNAKENTGHGSPLPQLNHGGPGRAGGGSELGGLSAVRHHMNRVAVQADPTTLTAITREFVPGAQVQEDVVHPFRKSFDQIQVGDSLLTHRRTVTEADIVNFAGLTGDHFYAHVDEIGAREGIFGKRVAHGYFLISAAAGQFVSPAAGPVLANYGLENLRFIEPVGIGDTIRTRLTCKRKIRKDLRPGETRPTGVVEWRSEITNQDGVLVATYDILTLVERTRDAFDPPEEVLADEGGSARA
- a CDS encoding immunity 8 family protein, with translation MIAELKVISLADHSAFESFVPEHPADFGVDLRLYIGPVGGDASDSFSLTVCSPDWLRRECASQGFVWRWDLLIVEEFNRVEIVQVLQRMVSRCVGETWDIVVAQLARRMQWEFDTYA
- the map gene encoding type I methionyl aminopeptidase produces the protein MTITTQHELDGMTLAGKVVARTLDALRAAVEPGITPAELDALAGQVFAGFGAFSAPRAEYGAPVNVFISVNDDIVHGLPTNRPLQAGDVVCIDVTPNVGGFVADAAITVAVPPVSPTAARLIEAAEAALARGLNAARAGQPLNGIGRAIQAEVQRRGFTLLPELQGHGVGRAIHEKPDVPNYYRPALRKPLHEGLVIAVEPMLSTGKSPRVRTRRDGWTLATTDGGLAAHVEHTIMITKGKPLVLTA
- the paaD gene encoding 1,2-phenylacetyl-CoA epoxidase subunit PaaD; amino-acid sequence: MAEGGRQKAERPAPSAISIQPSAVWDALTSVPDPEIPVVSITDMGMVRDVTVGDDGRVTVTFTPTFSGCPALHVIRDSIEQAVRGLGVTDVEVRSTLTPPWTTDWINDDARERLRQYGIAPPAPTGEGQLIQLDAEPTRCPRCGSLNVRMTASFGPTLCKRMYVCDTCREPFEGFKSV
- the paaC gene encoding 1,2-phenylacetyl-CoA epoxidase subunit PaaC, whose protein sequence is MTTTPTTHLTDTQTQALLLKLTVLADDEIILAHRNGEWTGHAPILEEDIALANIAQDELGHAGLYLSLAQTLGGSDPDRVAFWRGPDDYLNTRLVELPKGDWAFTMVRQFLYDTFEALWLEAATRSTYAPLAEVAAKAVREEKFHVQHTALWVERLALGTPESERRTRAALTELWPHAAQLFQPVEGEADLTAAGILPDLNAVHARWTDLVTRHLVDKCGLTLPDAPTTQPGRDTHTHHLAPLLEEMQSVARQHPDAEVW